The sequence AGTTCACCTCTTGTTCATTTAGTTTCCTCATTTACCCATTAATTTAAAACCTTAGTTTCCTCTGTTCTTTGTTCCATGTTTTCTAAATGTAGAGTGTTTTCacgctattttttttttctccagtgaTCCCCTGCATTTGATTTACTTATTAAAGACTTTGAATCAGTACTTCCTCATGTGTTTTGACTAGAACACACCAGAAACCTGACAGTTACTGCTTGTTTCAGAATAttcagagaatttttttttttttttaaacatttggaCCTTTTGGAatattcagagaacattcaaatataatgttttcataacttaatggaaacattagcaaaacattcttagaacatgttttttttttgttagctggTTTTTCCAGCCAGGTTATTGAGGCATTAATTTTGAGGTACTAGAGTAGTGTCTAATTATTGTCAATATAGTTGTTAAGGATGTTGTTAGACAATGTCATTGTGTTTATAATTCTGCTTGTTTGTTGACAGTAGTTGATGTAGAAATGACTCACTTCACCTGAAGTGGTTGTTCATTAATCATCTTCTCTGCTGTTGCTTTCAAATCTCATTCACACAAGTGCTTGTTCAAATTGTGCATAATGATGGGTCACGATAGGTTATAATATTTTCCCAGGAAATCGGGCAGTAGGAGGAGCCGCTACACAGTCATCAACATTTGCAGGCTGGTTTGCAGAAAAAGCCATTGACAGTAATCGAGGTCTCCAGCAGTTGAATACATCATGTTCATCAACCCTTAATGAGAATAACCCGTGGTGGAGGCTGGATCTGCGTGATGTGTACAGAGTTAGAGAAGTGATCCTCACTAATAGAAATGACAATTTTGCAGAACAAATAAACGGAGCGGAGATTCGCATCGGAAACCTTTTGGAGAACAACGGCAGCAACAATCCCATGTGAGACCTCCACAAATGTGAAGGATTAATTTGAATGTGAAGATACGACAATCTTGATCTCCTTCATccgtttctctctctgtctgtagaTGTGCTGTTATTCCTGCTATTCCAGCAGGAGAGTCCTACAACTACTCATGTAATGGGATGGAGGGACGTTATGTGATTGTTTATGTTCCTGAAGATCAGAAGGTTCTTACTCTTTGTGAGGTTGAAGTCTATGGATATTTGGCAGGTAATGTATTGTTGCAAAGCATTATGTTCAATAATACCATATCAAGGgcatatttttcatttgaagTATGAATCGTTTTAGATTCACTTTAGCGAGTTTTACAGAGTTTTACTttgttttactttagcgctcctcctctccatctctcactcatagcagactaacggttggaggggagtgatttaagcgttttcaacccaagccgtcaaactgacgttatCAGGGAAGGAACACCATTCAAGACCGGAaataacttttcagattttgattaaagattaccgcgATAAAcaacaagactagtaatatgtttactagtaatatgcactagtAAAGTTAATAGGgtcgattttgatttcatgtgtactttaaacCAAATGGCTGCTTCACCACACAGGCCAAACAAAAAATGGTACCTTTACTCAATGTGAATGTAACCTAACGCGCACAGGATCAAAAGCGTCAGCAACAGAAGACAGGATGAGAGGATTTGCGGTTGAAGAGAAGATTCACATGGTTGACAATCTCAGCAAAGTCCACCACTCGATAACGCTATCCGGCTCCGTCAGGGTCTTTGATCATCGTCGGTCTCACATTTCCACACAGGCTTAACTAATCGAGGTCGCTGGCCGCTAGCTTGTTAACAAAGTCCATGCAAAACACTAGCCactaaacttaaacttattGTCTTACTGTTATGAGTTTACCACTCACACAGACAGAACTATCACCATTAAAGTCTTGTATAAGAGTCCTTGTTGAACACTTTTCTTATCTGGTGCATTACCTTAACAGTCACCGTATATTTTCTTTCCTCGAACCACCcgcgttcgtctctcacttcctTGTAGCTTGACTTGCACTTCATACACAAAActttcagaaataaaataaattcacaaaacatttgtgtAACTCTTTCTTCCTATTCTTACAGGCATCTTTAAAGCATTTTCACATATACAGTgacaagaaaaagtatgtgaaccacttgcagaatctgtgaaaatgcgaataattttaataaaataagagagatcatacaaaatgcatgttatttttttgtttagtactgtcctgagtaagatattttacataaaagatgtttgcatttagttcacaagacaaaacaatagctgaatttattaaaataaccccattcataagtatgtgaaccattgattctcaatactgtgtgtggttacctggatgatccacgaccgtttgtttgttttatgatggttgttcatgagtctcttgtttgttctgagcagttaaactgagctctgttcttcagaaaaatcctccagctcctgcagattcatcagttttcaagcatttttgcatatttgaaccctttccagcagtgactgaatgattttgagattcatcttttcacactgagaacaactgagggactcaaactcaactattaaaaaaggttcaaacattcactgatgctccagaaggaaacatgatgcattaagagccggggggtgaaaacttttgaattaaaatatcaaggtaaattgtgcTTAATTTTTCTTccaggaaacatgcaagtatctgctgttgcttccgaagggcagtactaaatgaaaaacaacgatatttaaacaaaataagaaaaattgtgacatcctcatcctgttcaaaagtttttaatGCATCTTGTTTCCttctgctcaggacaaacaagagactcatgaacaaccatcacaaaacaaacaaacagtcatagatcatccaggtaaccacacacagtactgagaatcaatggttcaaaTACTTATgaacggggttattttaataaattcagctattgttttgtcttgtgaactaaatgcaaacatcttttatataaaatatcttactcaggacagtactaaacaaaaaatgacatgcattttgtatgatctctcttattttgttaaaattattcacattttcacagattctgcaagagTTGACACActtttcttgccactgtattATTACCCAACaaatatttatcattttaaatgctgtATACAGTAAACCATGAACACTACTCAATAGGCATTTCTCTCATTTAGCAAAatcataactttttttaacaaaaatgttatttattaattatgaaattatttattcaaactTGTATATCTTATACTAAAGAATATATTTCAACAGGGTAACATAATTAATAGTTGCACGTCTTTTGCAGTGTCATGTACATGACTTCTACAAAACATGgcgctcaagttaaaagaactgttgttCTCACATCATTAGCTTCAAATGCATAAACATACCCAGCTGGATATAAATTAATGCAAATAGACTGTAACAATcacaacatttaaacatttgttttggatTTGCATGTATTTTTGTCACATTGCTCTAATCACTTAATGTACCAATGTGAACATCTACTCAGCCTTGTTGGCAAACTGCTGTTCTCTGCTAATGCAGCACCTAGTcaacaaattaattattttcaaatatgACTATATAtttcaaagttttaaatctgcaTCTGATGTGTAGCATCACATGTCAAAACAAACACCACAAGGCTTCagtgatagtttttattttgcctCTAGAGGTCAAAGACTCTAGAGCAGACCCTTCTCAGCCGCTCCCGCAACAGACACAACCAGGAAAATCTATGGTGTGGATTATTGCAGATAACGATAGTTCCAGAAATCTGTTGTCAGTGCTGATGTATTGGCAAAAGCGATATATGGATTGACCTCTAGCAGAAATGACTCACTTCACCTCAAGTCATTGTTTGCTAATAATCTTCCACTTTGCTACAAACCCTCTGCATTAATGCCATTTTCTAGAAAATCTGGCAGCAGATGGAGCTGCTACACAGTCATCAACCTCTTGGGACAGGTTTGCTGAAAAGGCCATTGATCGAGGTCTCCAGCAGTTGTACACGGGATGCTCGTCAACCCTTAATGAGAATAACCCATGGTGGAGGCTGGATCTGCgtcatatttacagagttagtAAAGTGGTCATTACTAACAGAAAAGACTGCTGTGCCGAACGAATAAACGGAGCAGAGATTCGCATCGGAAACTCTTTGGAGAATAACGGCAGCAACAACCCCATGTGAGACTCTTGAGGTTGAAAGAAGATGAGAGCTTGAGTACAAATGTGAATATATGAGTATCTTCATATCCTTCATTAGTTTCTCTCTGTCTGTAGATGTGCTGTTATTCCTGCTATTCCAGCAGGAGAGTCCTACAACTACTCATGTAATGGGATGGAAGGACGTTATGTGAATCTGGTCATTCCTGGAGACATGAAGACACTCACTCTCTGTGAGGTAAAGGTGTATGGGGAAGGTAAATCAGTAATATTGGTTTATAATATCAGATACTAATGTCTTCacatcatgatatttttttgtCAACAAGACACATTGAGGAGTAGggatatgttttaataaatggaAATGTGTAGGGTCCAAATCATAATTCTAATATTTCGTTATTAATTAAAGTAGATGTTCTATGTATTACATGTATAACTTTGGTTTTTTAGGACCTGATTTAAAAAGATCATTTGTAAAAATGCAGTTTACCTCCAGCAATGATTTGACTGACCCTTCGATGAGAGAAACCATTCTGAAACAGGTGAGAGAAAGaaactaaattacatttttacagcatttataatCACATAATAAATCTTCACACCTGATAAAAGATGCAGGCAATCAAAAAGCTAACAAATTATGCAATAAGCAAAAAGGAGACATCAAATTATTGAAAATGGAAAAGGAAAAAACATCCAAAAATGCACAAATGTAATTCAAATTTGGAATGTGTTCACAGTACATAGAATTAACATATATTAGGACCTGAAATTATTATGAACAAAATCAGTTGTTGTTCTCCTGCAATGCATTTGCATTTACAAAAAGAGAACTGCTTTAAATTATGGTACGCAAGGACCAAGGATGATTAATGAGTCAAACTCTATATGAAACCATAAATGGTTCCATCAGGCACTTCATATATAGAACTTTTTAAGGGttccatcatgggatcattttatgtttttagttttaattaactaattttgtttttattaattgtttcaatgaactgtttttgttttgattatattttatgGATTAAACAGCTTATAAACATACTTCATCactagagaaaaaaaacaaaaacaaacaaaaaaaaacattacatatgAAAGTATTCTGCAATCATGTAggacatttttcataatatagatcatttttggcataaagagttctttaaaattgagtcaagaaccctagagttcaaTATAGAACCCCATTTAACCTTTTTTCAAAGAATATATTTTCAACATGAacattttcacaatattctgacattgttttaaacacaaatgaGTTGAGAGGAAGATTTGAGTGTGTTGTCACATTCTGCTCTAAATCATTTTAGTATGAATGTTATTTTCAGCTGGGATCTGCTCTTGCTGATAGAGGACTCACAGATGTGACACTGAGATGGACTCAAACTCCTAAACAGGTGATCCAGAAGGCGAACACTGATAAACGTAAGTCTGTTCTCACAACTGTACAATAACCTATGAAATAAGCTGCACAAATGGAAATGATTATAAAATTATAGTAATGAgcaaaaatgtttcatttacaGGTCGCTGTGAGAACAGAAATTCCCCTTGAAATCAACACTGTCTTCAATTCACTAAATTCACATTGATTTTGATTCTAAATACACTGACTGAAATGTCTTCATAATTACATGATTACAGTGTAAAGACAACTTAAGCACTTCTGCTTCGCTGTTTGTTCATTCAAACCTTTAAGAACTATAAAACATATATTGTCCACATatagcattatatatatatatatatatatatatatatatatatatatatatatatatatatatatatatatgttgaaactagtagtaataataaaacaatgtaattttgatattttatttgcCAGTTTACTGTAATATCTGTGTATTGttagtttaattatttttaattaaattcatgCTGTGCCTATTGATTATGTTACTCTGGAGCTGTAATAAAGATGAGAACAGTGCATGCTTGATGCAATGGCcgttgatttgatttttttttaattattttttttatcccagATCTTTACTAGTTGGGGGGGGGTGTCAAGGCGGAATTACACAATGGCCTTCAGGGGGGTCAATGATATATAGGCCTTTACatacagtactttttttttttgctttgtagaggcatgtttttataattattaccTTATTAAAATCTGCTTTAATCTATGTATCTGTGTTGTTCATATAACTTTAACCAGTTACTGTAATCATTCACAatcaatgacatttttttcaaccaTCAACTAAAGCCATTTTTACACTTGCAAAGGTGGAACAGAAGCTGCAACTGAttgcatttttatgtttattgacACATAGGCCTACTGTTCAATGCTGCTCATGTACATGTATTTACATTGCATATGGTAAATAACATATAAATATGGAGTCATTATAGAGGTGAAGCTGCAATATCATGACAAAATCATGATGGTTGATTTTTGCTCttgaaatatatatgtatatatatatatatatatatatatatatatatatatatattggtggGGAAAAAGCACACCATATTCTGACTATAGACAAAACAAGCTAAGAACCGTTAGTGAATttgtttattgctttttatggattaaaaaagaaagacataacattaattatttca is a genomic window of Megalobrama amblycephala isolate DHTTF-2021 linkage group LG3, ASM1881202v1, whole genome shotgun sequence containing:
- the LOC125263964 gene encoding uncharacterized protein LOC125263964, yielding MEEDISLFLLSLLVLPSSKSPVSPLVPPRSNRQFLCPVSAVSLKSLDSSSDSTLESTLETGRPADLPRVFQSPAPPQHKDPLAPPPAAEPFTPPRLIDQSAPLSLDSTWDHRPCSSTGLPRPSSCALVRHHSACATDVRHPSAVLHPSTPLALSGYALVLSPTDSASVHWYPCSTSDARRCGCTSVSRAIGVVWSHQLSVFTWPSPHHGSFSLNSGVGHHPCLATPAPCSYLSPPTFISSVISPGYLPFTCSATSCRALTFPPQLEFYSVFLCYNIFPGNRAVGGAATQSSTFAGWFAEKAIDSNRGLQQLNTSCSSTLNENNPWWRLDLRDVYRVREVILTNRNDNFAEQINGAEIRIGNLLENNGSNNPICAVIPAIPAGESYNYSCNGMEGRYVIVYVPEDQKVLTLCEVEVYGYLAENLAADGAATQSSTSWDRFAEKAIDRGLQQLYTGCSSTLNENNPWWRLDLRHIYRVSKVVITNRKDCCAERINGAEIRIGNSLENNGSNNPICAVIPAIPAGESYNYSCNGMEGRYVNLVIPGDMKTLTLCEVKVYGEGKSVILVYNIRY